A window of the Oryza brachyantha chromosome 5, ObraRS2, whole genome shotgun sequence genome harbors these coding sequences:
- the LOC102704064 gene encoding uncharacterized protein LOC102704064, with amino-acid sequence MATHAPKGYLCAGSSSFDDPDVVELTPAAAAASAGGWSSGGHQKRKRGQVVPHEVIELDGDDDPDGVVIISEKSSVDKNKQAVGYPIDWLKHANSSLAGEIAGPSTYTPKNPDILFGGLKIFQENPVYNSTDEYTYEPFEEDYAYDEDEYDDFDYDSAVYESEYNFSLAAKFDDLDIPPGVEASLPWLRRTAEEMTNKTKPVNILDDRVDEKYNAFKQFDTVDDHSDHYYSKPELRKVHVVKKPSKEWAKRIQHEWKVLEKDLPDTIFVRAYEDRMDLLRAIIMGPAGTPYHDGLFFFDIYFPPLYPSVPPLVNYRSGGLRLNPNLYACGKVCLSLLNTWSGSGCEMWNPSNSTMLQVLVSIQALVLNAKPYFNEPGYAKHANTPHGERSSLTYNEDTFLLSCRTMLYSLRNPPKHFEDFIAGHFRKYGHSILIACRAYLDGAQVGCLVGNGVQDVDEGDKSCSARFKTALKRLFEELLMEFTVKGADCDKFLAEKAKKSTASRAPADTTLRLSEVEIKWRSHSASQMAPPRGDPNPNPLLLVAVLLLIPATAAAAAAYSDHCHGLPSAPDLAGGGGGGGADPAPVLRSLQLPTGYFSGGGTRLFGPDASPPPRSFSFLPSSVVRTTDASLLHVSAMLTMSGGRRRPPFGGRHRLFEYDSQAPRFRPRLPRFVGRRGSITFGLEGYYSSASGELCMVGTGSGRTADGTAVNLFSAVLRVRYPGRANLTRPFVTGSLESTDSPGFFEPVSLVAYAEEGYSYAESASCPPSPTGRLDALQLFEGRKFSCAHLSSLFKAPFRLDYSNGSESTASSLGIHQTFMFINRMRCADDGAVRAYVVFSNQKDASSYYFMLGEKAMVVEGFWDEKRSRLCLKGCYVVNSGPSRADLAVGECGIGMSFWFPAVWSLQERSFSAGLVWNASLKSGEAIAASSSTIPPYFRGSLLGLKYNYTKVDEARKYYENYGLNKKRKGKFPDSNSYRDLTFRFFLQKGGGSGYASPVTIGSMLYDGNSLVSPDHFLDKMTETNQRLLNVSYDIHYVGNWSLETFRRQHISAEGVYDAKTGSLCMIACRVVNISSDCEILVTAQFSSLDAKVAQHVKGTIRSLRKKTDPLFFEPLDIASYGLYIDQVDESIWRMDLESTMALISMTLSCLFIVVQLFHVKKVPEALPAMSITMLVVLSLGYMIPLVLNFEALFKNSNKQTVPLSGGGWLEVNEVMVRIVTMVTFLLQLRLLQLAWSARSADVSKDQSWAAEKKVIWICLPLYIIGAVVTWAVHMRSNSNRRMLRKIARLPRVNRHAFWEDLVSYGGLILDGFLLPQIILNACSGSKVKALSTGFYIGSTLIRALPHVYDVFRANHFVPSLRPTYRYANPHDDLFSLAWDIAIPCGAILLSVLLYFQQRLGGAFFLCSKNRKSSEYEMVSTVSS; translated from the exons ATGGCGACCCACGCCCCCAA GGGCTACCTCTGCGCGGGGAGCTCGTCGTTCGATGATCCCGACGTGGTCGAACTgacaccggcggcggccgcggcatCGGCGGGGGGGTGGAGCTCCGGGGGCCACCAGAAGCGGAAGCGGGGTCAG GTTGTTCCTCATGAAGTAATTGAACTTGATGGCGATGACGATCCTGATGGAGTTGTAATTATTAGTGAAAAATCATCAGTTGATAAGAATAAGCAAGCTGTTGGATATCCTATAGACTGGCTAAAGCATGCGAAT AGTAGTTTGGCTGGTGAAATTGCTGGGCCAAGTACCTATACGCCAAAAAACCCTGATATATTATTTGGTGGCCTTAAAATATTTCAAGAGAACCCAGTTTACAACAGTACTGATGAATACACTTATGAGCCATTTGAAGAAGATTATGCTTATGATGAAGATGAGTACGATGATTTTGATTATGATAGCGCAGTTTATGAAAGTGAATATAACTTCAGTTTGGCTGCCAAGTTTGATGATCTGGATATCCCTCCTGGTGTGGAGGCCTCTTTACCGTGGCTGCGGAGGACTGCAGAGGAGATGACAAATAAGACCAAACCTGTGAACATTTTGGATGATAGAGTTGATGAAAAATACAATGCATTTAAGCAATTTGATACTGTTGATGATCACAGCGATCATTATTATTCAAAGCCAGAGTTAAGAAAGGTTCATGTAGTTAAAAAG CCTTCAAAAGAATGGGCAAAGCGTATTCAGCATGAGTGGAAAGTTCTAGAAAAAGATTTACCAG ATACTATATTCGTGAGGGCCTATGAGGATAGAATGGACCTGCTTAGAGCTATTATTATGGGACCAGCAGGCACTCCCTATCATGACGGTCTCTTCTTCTTTGACATCTACTTTCCTCCTCTTTATCCAAGTGTGCCTCCA CTGGTGAACTATCGATCTGGTGGGTTGCGGCTTAATCCAAACTTGTATGCTTGTGGGAAGGTGTGCCTTAGCCTCTTGAACACCTGGTCTGGTAGCGGGTGTGAGATGTGGAATCCGTCCAATTCAACAATGCTACAGGTCCTGGTCTCAATTCAGGCTTTGGTGTTGAATGCCAAACCTTATTTCAATGAGCCTGGATATGCCAAACATGCTAACACACCTCATGGGGAGAGGAGTTCATTAACTTACAATGAAGATACTTTCCTGCTATCCTGCAGGACAATGTTGTATTCTCTGCGAAATCCACCAAAG CATTTTGAGGATTTTATTGCTGGTCATTTCCGCAAGTATGGCCACAGCATCCTGATAGCTTGCAGAGCCTACCTTGACGGCGCCCAAGTTGGGTGTCTTGTTGGCAATGGAGTGCAGGATGTCGATGAGGGTGACAAGAGCTGCTCAGCGAGGTTTAAGACCGCGCTGAAAAGATTATTTGAGGAACTTCTCATGGAGTTCACTGTCAAGGGAGCAGACTGTGACAAATTCCTAGCTGAGAAGGCGAAGAAATCCACGGCTTCTAGAGCTCCAGCAGACACTACACTGAGGCTAT CAGAAGTGGAGATCAAGTGGAGATCTCACTCCGCCTCCCAAATGGCGCCACCGCGTGGCGatccaaaccctaaccctctCCTGCTCGTCGCCGTACTCCTGCTGATCCcggctacggcggcggcggcggcggcctacTCGGATCACTGCCAcggcctcccctccgcgccggacctcgccggcggcggcggcgggggaggcgcTGACCCGGCCCCGGTGCTCCGCTCCCTCCAGCTCCCCACCGGATacttctccggcggcgggacgCGGCTCTTCGGCCCCGACGCCTCCCCCCCGCCCCGCTCCTTCTcgttcctcccttcctccgtCGTGCGCACGACCgacgcctccctcctccacgTCTCCGCCATGCTCACCATGTCAGGCGGCCGCAGGAGGCCGCCATTCGGGGGGCGCCACCGCCTCTTCGAGTACGACAGCCAGGCGCCACGGTTCCGGCCCCGCCTCCCGCGCTTCGTCGGCCGCCGGGGCTCCATCACGTTCGGCCTGGAAGGGTACTACTCGTCGGCCTCGGGGGAGCTCTGCATGGTCGGAACAGGCTCCGGCCGCACcgccgacggcacggcggtgaACCTCTTCTCTGCCGTGCTCCGCGTCCGCTACCCCGGCCGCGCCAACCTGACGCGCCCCTTCGTCACCGGCAGCCTCGAGAGCACCGACTCCCCCGGCTTCTTCGAGCCAGTTTCTCTCGTCGCTTACGCCGAGGAGGGCTACTCGTACGCGGAGAGCGCCTCCtgcccgccgtcgcccaccGGTAGGCTCGACGCCCTCCAGCTGTTCGAAGGTAGGAAGTTCTCATGTGCCCACCTCAGTTCGCTCTTCAAGGCGCCATTCAGGTTGGATTACAGCAATGGCAGCGAGTCAACCGCTTCCTCCCTGGGGATTCACCAGACGTTCATGTTTATCAACCGGATGCGATGCGCCGATGATGGCGCCGTGCGAGCATATGTGGTGTTTTCGAACCAGAAAGATGCATCATCATACTACTTTATGCTTGGTGAGAAGGCCATGGTTGTGGAGGGTTTCTGGGACGAGAAGAGGAGTAGACTGTGTCTGAAAGGATGTTACGTTGTGAATTCGGGACCCTCCCGTGCGGATTTGGCGGTTGGCGAGTGTGGGATAGGGATGAGCTTCTGGTTCCCAGCAGTGTGGTCACTACAGGAACGGAGCTTTTCTGCAGGGTTGGTATGGAATGCGAGCCTGAAGAGTGGTGAGGCCATAGCTGCAAGCTCCAGTACAATACCTCCATACTTTAGGGGCAGTCTTTTGGGTCTGAAGTATAACTACACCAAGGTTGATGAGGCAAGGAAGTATTATGAGAACTATGGTTTGAACAAGAAGAGAAAGGGTAAGTTCCCTGATAGCAATTCATATCGGGACTTAACATTCAGGTTCTTCTTGCAGAAAGGAGGGGGTTCTGGATATGCGTCACCAGTCACAATTGGGTCAATGTTATATGATGGGAATTCGTTGGTTTCTCCAGACCATTTCTTAGATAAAATGACGGAGACAAATCAAAGGTTGCTTAATGTCAGCTATGACATTCACTATGTTGGGAATTGGTCGTTAGAAACATTTCGTCGTCAGCATATCTCGGCAGAGGGTGTTTATGATGCTAAGACAGGCTCCTTGTGTATGATTGCTTGTCGGGTGGTTAATATCTCGTCGGACTGTGAAATTCTTGTAACTGCTCAGTTTTCCTCTTTGGATGCAAAAGTAGCACAGCACGTGAAGGGAACAATTAGAAGCTTGAGGAAGAAGACTGACCCTCTTTTCTTTGAACCTCTGGACATTGCTTCGTATGGGTTGTACATTGACCAAGTGGATGAGTCGATATGGAGAATGGACTTGGAAAGCACCATGGCACTGATCTCAATGACACTATCCTGTTTGTTCATTGTTGTGCAGCTGTTTCATGTCAAGAAGGTTCCTGAAGCGCTTCCTGCAATGTCAATCACCATGCTTGTAGTTCTCTCTTTGGGTTACATGATACCTCTTGTACTGAACTTTGAGGCCCTCTTCAAGAACAGCAACAAACAGACTGTTCCACTTTCAGGTGGTGGTTGGCTTGAGGTTAATGAAGTTATGGTGCGAATCGTTACTATGGTAACCTTTCTGCTTCAGTTACGGCTTCTTCAGTTAGCATGGTCTGCACGTTCTGCAGATGTTAGCAAAGATCAGTCATGGGCTGCTGAGAAGAAAGTGATCTGGATATGCTTGCCGTTGTACATTATAGGTGCAGTTGTAACTTGGGCTGTTCACATGAGATCTAACAGCAACCGAAGGATGCTTAGAAAAATTGCTCGCTTACCCCGGGTTAATAGACATGCATTCTGGGAGGACCTTGTGTCATATGGGGGATTAATACTTGATGGGTTCTTGCTCCCTCAGATTATCTTGAATGCATGCTCAGGCTCCAAAGTAAAAGCACTGTCCACAGGATTTTACATTGGAAGCACCTTAATTCGTGCACTACCTCATGTATATGATGTGTTCAGGGCTAATCATTTTG
- the LOC102715856 gene encoding probable ubiquitin-conjugating enzyme E2 24 — protein sequence MRRCFVSVLGRMDLFAIDSDSESYAETSDSEEDQEECELTYCGHAQNILSSLDESIGKIDNFLSFERGFLHGDIVCSAADPSGQLGRVVEVDMFVDLETSSSDIIKHVNSKKLSRVRSFVSGDCVVMGPWIGRVIRAFDLVTVVFNDGARCEMLLRDSEVLKPIPPILFEDAPYFYYPGQRVSIVHPSISKSGTWLCGSWKASRDEGVVSHVDVGLVHVNWITSVTNVWGGQSSSPPSFQDPKKLTLLSCFPYANWQLGDWCTLSDHEGSLWENSDKSCFMSTPWKSSSDTQKAFGTYGSDYSQTYVVAKTKSSVGVLWQDGSTSLGLEPQSLVPVSTLGDHDFWPGQFVLEKLTVEDNGRCQRTGIVTSVDALERTVKVKWAISVDSDTASSGDGPTEETVSAYELVLHPDFSFCTGEIVIRSAVNIENSEANPTNGTAAVSRRSLDNSAFLSCIGKVLGYKDEGLEVQWASGVISKVQHFEVIALDRILDDSLDSVIEEHTTDDLVDMADQEKMHLEDTKNDLEESPGDCTGSLCKATAFLFPRTAFEFLTNVASSLFGAHDSTSSNSVTVDPQYKIVTTAELQPSPEDLSEEKHAMELLSGIEKPALSSENIMRFDVVTDCSDHHFVKENGHENVKRGWGKKIQQEWTILKNDLPDGIHVRVYEERMDLLRACIVGAAGTPYHDNLFFFDILFPPDYPHEPPSVHYHSGGLRLNPNLYESGKVCLSLLKTWAGTGNEVWNPENSTVLQLLLSLQALVLNEKPYFNEAGYDKFMGKADGEKNSITYNENAFLLSCKSMTYILHKPPKHFEKFVEEHFTCRAPHILDACKAYLGGDLVGHARDSAYISDDGCKNSSTGFKIMLGKLLPKLVATFSEAGIPCSL from the exons ATGAGAAGATGCTTTGTTTCAGTGCTTGGAAGGATGGATCTATTTGCAATAGACTCAGACAGTGAGTCATACGCTGAAACAAGTGACAGTGAAGAAGATCAAGAAGAATGTGAACTTACTTACTGTGGTCATGCCCAGAACATCTTGTCCAGCTTGGACGAGAGCATTGGAAAGATTGATaactttttaagttttgaaaGAGGGTTTCTGCATGGAGACATAGTTTGCTCAGCGGCTGACCCGTCTGGTCAACTGGGCCGTGTAGTTGAAGTTGACATGTTTGTAGACTTGGAGACAAGCTCCAGTGACATAATAAAACATGTCAACAGCAAGAAACTTTCAAGAGTTAGATCCTTTGTTTCGGGTGATTGTGTGGTGATGGGACCATGGATTGGACGGGTGATCAGGGCATTTGACCTGGTCACCGTTGTATTCAATGACGGGGCAAGGTGTGAAATGCTGTTGAGGGATTCGGAGGTACTGAAGCCCATTCCTCCAATCCTTTTTGAAGATGCACCCTATTTTTACTATCCAGGCCAACGTGTGAGTATTGTTCatccctccatttcaaagTCGGGTACATGGTTGTGTGGATCATGGAAAGCCAGTAGAGATGAAGGAGTTGTGTCTCATGTCGATGTTGGGTTGGTCCATGTGAACTGGATCACCTCAGTAACAAATGTTTGGGGGGGTCAATCATCAAGTCCTCCAAGCTTTCAGGACCCAAAGAAGCTCACCTTGCTTTCATGCTTCCCTTACGCCAACTGGCAATTGGGTGACTGGTGCACTCTTTCAGATCACGAAGGAAGCCTCTGGGAAAATTCTGACAAATCTTGCTTCATGAGTACACCCTGGAAGTCCAGCTCTGACACTCAAAAGGCTTTCGGTACTTATGGTTCAGATTATTCTCAAACATATGTTGTTGCGAAGACAAAGAGCAGTGTTGGTGTTTTATGGCAAGATGGAAGTACATCTCTTGGTTTAGAACCTCAAAGTTTGGTTCCTGTGAGCACTCTTGGTGATCATGATTTCTGGCCTGGGCAATTTGTTCTTGAGAAACTGACGGTTGAGGATAATGGTAGATGCCAACGGACTGGGATAGTGACAAGTGTAGATGCACTTGAGCGGACTGTAAAGGTAAAATGGGCTATTTCAGTTGATAGTGATACTGCCAGTTCTGGAGATGGACCGACTGAGGAGACTGTGAGTGCTTACGAGCTAGTATTACACCCAGATTTCTCCTTCTGCACTGGTGAAATTGTTATCAGGTCAGCTGTGAACATAGAAAATTCTGAAGCAAATCCCACCAATGGAACCGCAGCAGTTAGCAGGAGGAGCTTAGATAACTCAGCCTTCTTATCATGTATTGGCAAAGTTCTTGGGTACAAGGATGAAGGACTTGAAGTCCAATGGGCTAGTGGTGTGATATCTAAG GTTCAGCATTTTGAAGTTATTGCATTGGATAGGATTCTAGATGATTCTCTAGATTCCGTGATTGAGGAACATACAACTGATGATTTGGTAGACATGGCTGATCAGGAGAAAATGCACCTTGAGGATACAAAG AATGATCTGGAAGAGTCTCCTGGAGACTGCACTGGATCCTTGTGCAAAGCCACTGCTTTCCTCTTTCCCAGGACAGCTTTTGAATTTCTGACAAACGTGGCTTCTAGTTTGTTTGGTGCTCACGATTCAACGTCTTCCAATTCA GTCACTGTAGACCCTCAGTATAAAATTGTGACGACAGCAGAACTGCAGCCATCTCCAGAAGATCTCTCAGAAGAGAAACATGCCATGGAGTTGTTGTCAGGGATTGAgaagccagcattatcttcaGAAAATATCATGCGATTTGATGTTGTAACCGACTGCTCTGATCATCACTTTGTCAAAGAAAATGGCCACGAAAAT GTCAAAAGAGGTTGGGGGAAGAAGATACAGCAGGAATGgacaatattaaaaaatgatctgccag ATGGTATTCATGTTAGAGTTTATGAAGAAAGGATGGACCTCCTGAGGGCTTGCATTGTAGGTGCAGCTGGAACACCTTACCATGACaatcttttcttcttcgaTATTTTATTTCCTCCTGATTATCCTCATGAACCACCT TCTGTTCACTACCACTCTGGTGGCCTTCGTTTGAACCCCAACTTGTATGAGTCAGGCAAAGTGTGTCTCAGCCTGCTCAAAACATGGGCAGGAACTGGTAATGAAGTGTGGAACCCTGAAAATTCGACTGTTCTTCAACTGCTGCTATCCCTTCAGGCTCTTGTTCTCAATGAAAAGCCTTACTTCAATGAGGCTGGCTATGACAAATTCATGGGGAAAGCAGATGGAGAGAAGAATTCCATCACTTACAATGAGAATGCTTTCCTGCTGTCGTGCAAGTCCATGACGTATATTTTACACAAGCCACCAAAG CATTTTGAGAAGTTTGTTGAGGAGCACTTCACCTGTCGTGCACCGCACATTCTGGATGCTTGCAAGGCTTATCTTGGCGGCGATCTTGTTGGACATGCGCGGGACAGTGCATACATATCAGACGATGGATGCAAGAACTCCTCAACCGGTTTCAAGATCATGCTTGGCAAGCTCTTGCCGAAGCTCGTTGCCACCTTCTCTGAAGCTGGCATCCCCTGCAGCCTGTGA